The DNA region TGGATCAATGTTCAGGTATGATCGTCCGCAGGCAGGGCGATATAGAGAATTCCACCAGTTTGGAGTGGAAGTTCTTGGAGCATCGTCCCCAGCAGCAGATGCGGAAGTAATAAACCTCGCTTATACGCTGTTTAAAACGCTCGGGCTTAAAGAATTGGAACTTCATATTAATTCTATTGGAGACTATAAATGCAGGCCCATATATAGACAGAAATTAATAGAGTTTTTTGAAGAAAAGGAAGATCAGCTTTGTGATGACTGCCAGGCTCGCCTTCATAAAAATCCACTCCGCATCTTGGATTGCAAAGAAGATAGCTGCCGACGTGCCTCTGCTGGTGCACCGAAAATAACAGATTATCTTTGTGATGAGTGCGAGAAAAAATTCGAGGCGGTAAAACGATATCTGGCAGCATTGGAGATCCCTTATTTAGTTGATTCCCGTTTAGTGCGGGGGCTTGACTATTATACAAATACTGCGTTTGAAATTCAGTATCCGCCATTGGGAGCCCAAAGTGCGATATGTGGCGGTGGTCGTTATGATGGATTGGTAGAGGATGTGGGTGGTCCATCGACACCAGGAATAGGATTTGCTGTGGGCCTTGAAAGACTGTTGCTTGCGCTGGAAATGCAAAAACTGATTCCAGAACCGGCAAATCGCAAGAAAGTATATATTGTGACACTAGGGGAAGATGCTGTTGTGGAAGGCATCAAGATACAGCAACACCTTCGTGACAAAGGTGTTATTGCGGAAATTGATTTGCAGGATCGCAGTATAAAAGGACAAATGAAACAAGCCGGTAAAAATAATGCGGAATATACAGTAATTATCGGTGCTAATGAGATGGAGAAAAAAGAAGCTGCCGTAAAAAACATGGAAAACGGAAAGCAGCAGGATATTCCATTTCTCAAAGTATCTGATTTCATTACAGGGTCGAGCAGACAGTAAATAACTGCAAAATATTTTATATTATTAACGTTTTAAAGAGGTGCTCAAATATGGAAACAATGGCAGGTATGCACAGATCCTGCGGATGCGGCAGAGTTACAGAAAAGGATTGCGGAAAAGAATTAACCTTGGCAGGATGGGTAAATACCCGTCGGGATCATGGTGGATTGATTTTTATTGATTTACGGGATAGAAGCGGCATTGTACAGGTTGTCATGAGTCCACAATATGGAGAAGACGCGTTTCATAAAGCGGAAGATGTGAGAAGTGAATATGTATTGGCGATAAGAGGGATTGTTAGAGAAAGAAGTCCTGAAACCGTCAATCCTAAAATGCAGACAGGAAAAATAGAAGTGGTTGTTTCAGAAATGCGTGTTTTAAATAAAGCTAAGACACCTCCTTTTTATGTTGAAGATGGAATTGATGTAGATGAAACCGTAAGGCTGAAACATCGTTATATTGATTTGCGCCGTCCTGAAATGCAAAGGAATTTGATTATGCGCCATAAAATTGTTCACGAAATGAGACAATTTTTGGATGCACACGATTTTCTTGAAGTAGAAACTCCGATCTTAACCAAAAGTACGCCTGAAGGTGCGCGCGACTATTTGGTACCAAGCCGTGTTAATCCTGGTAAATTTTATGCATTGCCTCAATCACCGCAGCTTTTTAAACAGCTTCTCATGGTATCCGGATTGGAAAGATATTTTCAGATAGCGCGTTGTTTTCGTGACGAAGATCTTCGTGCAGATCGCCAGCCGGAATTCACACAGTTGGATATAGAATTATCCTTTGAAGATCAGGATTTTATCTTGGACTTAATGGAACATATGATGCAGAGAATTTTTAAAAATGTCCTTAATGTGGATATTCAGATTCCATTTAAGCGTATTACTTGGGATGATGCCATGAATCTATATGGTTCCGATAAGCCGGATCTTAGGTTTGATATGCATTTTTATGATATTTCGGATTTACTTCGAGACACCGGTTTTAAAGTATTCCGTAATGTACTTGATAACGGTGGGATTGTAAAGGCGATTACCGTGAAGGGGGACGCCGCAATTCCCCGCCGTGAATTGGATGGCTTAGTGGATTATGTCGGGAATTATGGCGCGAAAGGGCTTGCATGGATCGGTCTTAATAAAGATGGCAGCTTGAAATGCCAGATTACTAAATTTCTCGGAGAAGATAAGATCCGCGAAATTGGTAAATTCTGTGAAGCGGAAAATGGAGATCTTATTCTCATTATTGCAGATAAGCCAAAAGTTGTCGCCCAGGCGCTTGGCGAACTCCGCCTCGAAATGGCGCGCCGTATGAATCTCATTGATGAAAATGAATTCTGCTTCCGCTGGGTAACTGATTTCCCGATGTTTGAATACAGCGAAGAGGATAAACGCTGGGTTGCAGAACATCATCCCTTTACTGCTCCGCGTGATGAAGATGTCCAGTACTTGCTTACTGATCCTTCAAAAGTATATGCTAAGGCCTATGACATGGTTTTAAACGGAGTTGAGGCAGGTGGCGGTTCACTTCGTATTTATCAGGAGGAACTGCAGGAAAAAGTTTTCAAGGCGATTGGGATAACACACGAAGAAGCACAGGAAAAGTTTGGGTTCCTTTTGGATGCTTTCCGCTATGGTGCGCCGCCGCATGCAGGGATTGCCTTGGGACTTGATCGGCTTGTAATGCTTATGCTTCGTTTAGGATCCATCCGTGATGTTATTGCATTTCCAAAAACACAGAGTGCTATCGATCAAATGACACAGGCACCTTCAGAAGTTGTTGATATGCAGTTAAAGGAGCTGCATATCAGAGTAGATGTTAAAAAAGAAAAGAATTTATTAATTTAATTTATACCTACTGCAAAACGCATTTGTCATTTTGAAGAAAAAGACAAATGCGTTTCTTGTATGATGATGGCAGAAACTTGTAAAACAGAATACTTTTTGCTACACTAATATTAAAGATAAAACCCTGCTGTGCACGTGTCGCTTTATATTTTGAACCAACACCTTTAAAAAGGGAGTTCAGAATCGATTTGTGGATTCAATGCCCTTCTTCAGGGACTGAAGGAACAGGTCATGAGGACACCCACCTGCATCTATGCAGACTCAAAATACAGCATTAAACGACATGGTGGGGTCATTAAATGCAATGCCGCTAAGGTTTACTTGGCGGCTTATTCTTATGGGGAAGAAAAGATGGAATCATTATTTGACATATCAGATGAATCAAACGCATATGCTCCGCTGGCGGATCGAATGCGTCCGGAAATACTTGATGATATCATAGGGCAAGACGAGTCTGTAGGGAAAAACTCTTTCCTTTATAAAATGATAGAAAGAGATACAGTACCATCTCTTCTTCTCTTTGGGCCGCCCGGATGTGGAAAAACGACAATTGCATCTGTTATTGCAAAGATGACTAAGTTCAAATTTTTAAAATTAAATGCGACTTCCAGCGGAGCTAAAGAAATTCGCGACATCGTTCCCGCTGCCCAAAAAGAATTGCAGTACTATGGAAGAAGAACTATTGTATTCATCGATGAAGTTCACCGATTTAATAGGGCACAGCAGGATTTATTACTGCCTTATGTGGAAAATGGGACTTTCATATTGATTGGAGCAACTACGGAAAATCCTTATTTTGAACTAAACGGTTCGTTACTGTCCCGGATAAGATTGATTCATCTTAAACCGCTTAGCATCGATTCAATCGTCCTTATCCTCCAAAAAGCGCTTACAGATAAAAATAAGGGATTGGGCATGCATGATTATCATGCGGATGAAATAGTTCTTAAAAATATTGCTGCATATGCGGCAGGTGATACTAGAATCGCGTTAAACTTATTGGAGCAGGCTACAACAAGTTTGCCATATGGCGGGGTACTGACTGAAAAAGAAGTACAGGGGGTTGCCGGGGAACAAATGTCCGTGTATGATAAAAAAGGTGATTATCATTACGATATTGCTTCCGCATTTATTAAGAGCATGCGTGGAAGCGATCCCCAGGCAGCTCTTCACTATCTGGCAAGAATGATTGCAGGGGGAGAAAAAACCTCTTTTATTTCACGGAGAATTATAATCTGTGCGGCAGAAGATGTTGGATTAGCGGATCCCGATGCTCTTCGTGTGGCAGTGTCGGCAGCACAGGCGGCGGAAATGGTTGGATTCCCGGAAGCGCAGATTATTTTGGCGGAAGCAGTATTATATATTTCTCTTGCTCCTAAAAGTAATAGTACGGTTGTCGGTATTTCTGCTGCGATGACAGATATTGCAAAGAAGAGTAACTGGTCTATTCCGCGGCATTTGAAAGATGCACATTATAATGGAGCGAACAGGCTGGGATACGGAATAGCTTATAAATATCCACATGCATATGGGGGATGGGTTAAACAGCAGTATCTGCCTGATGAACTTTGTTCTGCTGTGTATTACCGCCCTGTATTGAATGGTGCAGAAGCGGAGATTGTAAAAAGATGGAATAAAAGGATGAATAAGGAGTAGGAAGGTTTACCGAACTGATGAAAAAGAAAGTACATATTGCACGCGAAAAGAAAAAAGGCCAGGGGACGAATAGAGTTGAAATCACGGGAATTGTTATGATTCTTTTGGGTTTCTTTGTATGTCTCAGTTTAGGCGGCTATGGCATGGGAATTGTGGGAAATCTGCTGCGGAATGGATTTTATGTACTCTTTGGAGTGGCCTCATTTGGGGCGGCCCTTGTTCTTATCTTTACGGGAGCAGTATACGTATTGACAGGACATGCGCCAAATATGACACGTCGTCTTGTTTTTTCTTTAATTGCCGTATGGATAATTCTAGCCGGCTATCATCATCATATGCTCCCTGCCGGTAGTAACTTTTCAGTAGCTTCTTTTATGACATATGGAGGAATGTTTTGTGGGATCCCGGTGGGCATAATACGTTTTTTAGCGGGAAATATAGGGACGACAATCATTTTGACCGGTTTGTTTGTCATAGATATTTTACTGTTAACACATTGGTCAGTTTCAAACGGTGCTAAAAAGGTTGGGGAACAAACTGAAAAAAGGATTGGTCATGTTAAAGCGAGAATACGTGAAAAGCAGGAAGCATATCATAGCGCCCGTAATGCGGCGGAAAATGCAGGAGAACAATATAATTTAACAGATTTTATTTTCCATAAGCCTACCATTAAAAATATAAAAAAAGATGATACGGAAGATCTTCCTGTTAATGTATTTTCTCCTGCTGATGAAAAAGGGAAACCTGTATGTGGTGAAGCAACAGCCCCAACTGTTTCCGAGAATGCACAGATTTTATTGCCTGAAGATAATATTGATATGCTGGAAGGACATAAAGTCTGCGAAGAAAATACAAATGATATTAAAATAAATAGTAAGGCAGACATGCCTGAAGCAGAGAAAAATAATTTTTATTCATTTCCACCTCTGTCTCTTTTAAAGGAGGGAGAAAGCTCCGGCAGTTTGGAAACGAATGCTTATGGAAAAGCGAATCGTCTTGAGACAACATTA from Dialister invisus DSM 15470 includes:
- the hisS gene encoding histidine--tRNA ligase; this encodes MQALRGTQDILPDNIYKWNHVESVIKELCALYGYSEIRTPMFEDTKLFLRGIGDTTDVVAKEMYTFEDRGGRSITLRPENTAAVVRSYLEHKLYGDQQVHKLFYIGSMFRYDRPQAGRYREFHQFGVEVLGASSPAADAEVINLAYTLFKTLGLKELELHINSIGDYKCRPIYRQKLIEFFEEKEDQLCDDCQARLHKNPLRILDCKEDSCRRASAGAPKITDYLCDECEKKFEAVKRYLAALEIPYLVDSRLVRGLDYYTNTAFEIQYPPLGAQSAICGGGRYDGLVEDVGGPSTPGIGFAVGLERLLLALEMQKLIPEPANRKKVYIVTLGEDAVVEGIKIQQHLRDKGVIAEIDLQDRSIKGQMKQAGKNNAEYTVIIGANEMEKKEAAVKNMENGKQQDIPFLKVSDFITGSSRQ
- the aspS gene encoding aspartate--tRNA ligase → METMAGMHRSCGCGRVTEKDCGKELTLAGWVNTRRDHGGLIFIDLRDRSGIVQVVMSPQYGEDAFHKAEDVRSEYVLAIRGIVRERSPETVNPKMQTGKIEVVVSEMRVLNKAKTPPFYVEDGIDVDETVRLKHRYIDLRRPEMQRNLIMRHKIVHEMRQFLDAHDFLEVETPILTKSTPEGARDYLVPSRVNPGKFYALPQSPQLFKQLLMVSGLERYFQIARCFRDEDLRADRQPEFTQLDIELSFEDQDFILDLMEHMMQRIFKNVLNVDIQIPFKRITWDDAMNLYGSDKPDLRFDMHFYDISDLLRDTGFKVFRNVLDNGGIVKAITVKGDAAIPRRELDGLVDYVGNYGAKGLAWIGLNKDGSLKCQITKFLGEDKIREIGKFCEAENGDLILIIADKPKVVAQALGELRLEMARRMNLIDENEFCFRWVTDFPMFEYSEEDKRWVAEHHPFTAPRDEDVQYLLTDPSKVYAKAYDMVLNGVEAGGGSLRIYQEELQEKVFKAIGITHEEAQEKFGFLLDAFRYGAPPHAGIALGLDRLVMLMLRLGSIRDVIAFPKTQSAIDQMTQAPSEVVDMQLKELHIRVDVKKEKNLLI
- a CDS encoding replication-associated recombination protein A translates to MESLFDISDESNAYAPLADRMRPEILDDIIGQDESVGKNSFLYKMIERDTVPSLLLFGPPGCGKTTIASVIAKMTKFKFLKLNATSSGAKEIRDIVPAAQKELQYYGRRTIVFIDEVHRFNRAQQDLLLPYVENGTFILIGATTENPYFELNGSLLSRIRLIHLKPLSIDSIVLILQKALTDKNKGLGMHDYHADEIVLKNIAAYAAGDTRIALNLLEQATTSLPYGGVLTEKEVQGVAGEQMSVYDKKGDYHYDIASAFIKSMRGSDPQAALHYLARMIAGGEKTSFISRRIIICAAEDVGLADPDALRVAVSAAQAAEMVGFPEAQIILAEAVLYISLAPKSNSTVVGISAAMTDIAKKSNWSIPRHLKDAHYNGANRLGYGIAYKYPHAYGGWVKQQYLPDELCSAVYYRPVLNGAEAEIVKRWNKRMNKE